The Desulfurobacterium atlanticum nucleotide sequence CTAATCCCAACAGCAGAAGTTCCTTTAACAAACATCCATGCAGGAGAAATATTAGCCGAAAAAGAGCTTCCAAAGTATTACACAGCTTACACTCCATGCTTTAGAAAAGAAGCCGGTTCCCACGGGAAAGATGTAAGAGGAATAATGAGACTTCACCAGTTCAATAAAGTTGAACTTGTTAAAATCGTCCACCCTGACAAATCCTATGATGAACTTGAAAAACTTGTTAATGAAGCTGAAAAAGTTCTCCAGCTTTTACATCTCCATTATAGAGTAGTAACACTCTGCACAGGAGATCTTGGATTCTCAGCAGCTAAAACCTATGACATAGAGGTATGGATTCCATCTCAGAAAAGATACAGAGAAATATCGTCATGCAGTAACTGTGAAGATTTTCAGGCAAGAAGAGCAGGAATAAAATTTAGAGACCGAAACGGTAAAACCCATTTTGTCCACACTTTAAACGGTTCAGGTCTTGCTGTAGGTCGAACCGTAATAGCCATACTGGAACAGTATCAACAAAAAGATGGAAGTGTAATAATTCCTGAGGTATTAAGAGACTATATTAAAACCGACATAATAACACCTTAAAAGGGGAACCTCTCCCCTTTTATCTTTTATAAAGGCCGACTATTTCAGCTGTTGTAATAACATGACCATCAACAGCTTCAAGAAGCTCCTTCCGTGTAGCACCAGGTTCAAGACCCAAGGTTTCAACATCAAGAGCCATAAGGATAAAGAAGTATCTGTGAACTTCACCAGGCGGCGGGCAGGGTCCGCTATAACCTATATTTCCAAAGTCATTTAATCCCTGCTTTATGTCATACTCAAGATATCCCGCAGGCGGAACATCTTCAGGAAGGCCTTCAAAATCAGCAGGTATATCGTATATTAACCAGTGGCAAAAAACACCACCGGGAGCATCCGGATCTTCCATTATGAGCACGAAACTTTTCGTTTCCTCTGGCGGATTAAGAAAGAAAAGACACGGAGATATATCATCACCATCACAGGTGTACTTCACAGGAATAAACTCTCCATTCCCAAAAGCCGGGCTTACAATTTCCATGATACCCCCCTATTGTTAGTTAAACTACAAAATCAACATCTCTTCCGCATTTAGGACACTTTTTGTTTTTAAAATGAACAACAACATCATACCCAACCCTTTCAACAAGAAGAGCTCCACATTCAGGACAGTAAGTTGATTCCCTTGTTCTATCAGGAACATTTCCTACATAAACATAGTCAAGGTATTCCCTGCACACATCATAAGCCATATTAAGAACTTCAACAGGCGTCGGCATAAAGTTTATAAGTTTATAAGCAGGGAAAAATCGTGAAAGATGTAAAGGAGTATCTTTGCCTAAATTCTCTGCTATCCATTTTGCAAATTTCTCAAAATATTCAGGGGTAAACTCATCAAACTTTGGAACAACAAGCTTCGTAAGTTCAAGATGTTTACCTGCTTTCTTTATCTCTTCACACACCTGCCATACATTTGGATTGCTTAAAAGCGAAAACTCAGCATAATACTTCTTTGTCATCCCTTTAAGGTCAACATTAAAAGCATCTATAAGTGGAAGTAACTCTTTCAAAGGTTGAAGATTTATATTTCCGTTTGTAACCATCACATTTATAAGTCCCGTCTCTTTTATAAGATATGCAGTGTCTTTAACATACTCAAACCAGACTATTGGATCGTTGTAAGTGTAAGCTATACCTATAGAATTATACTTACCTGCATACTCTACAGCCATTCTTGGAGGGAAAAATTCTCTCTCCGTTTCTCTTCTTGAAATCTGCCAGTTTTGACAGGAACGGCAATCAAGGTTGCAACCGTTTGTACCGATAGAAAAAATAACTGAACCTGGATAGAAATGGTAGAGAGGCTTTTTCTCTATCGGGTCATAACCACCGGATGTAATTTCAGCATAAACGGTGGAAATCAAGCGTCCCCCTTCATTCTTTCTTACAAGACAGAACCCACTTAAACCTTCAAGAATAACACATTCTCTGGGACATAGAATACATTTAACCTGATTATTTTCCATCGGTTCCCAATATGCAGCAACAGCTCTTGCCATATTCCCCCTCAAAACAAAAAGTATCCTTATTTTTAAAATATACCACAAAATAAAAAAGGGGAGACTTCTCTCCCCTATTATAAGCCTATAAAATTCTTGCTCTTATCAAACAGGTAGATCAAACTCCCTCAATACATCATTAAGGGATGTTTTTTTATCTGTTGATTCTTTTCTTTTACCTATAATCAGTGCACACGGAAGACCGTACTCTCCAGCAGGAAATTTTTTAACACGGGTTCCGGGTATAACCACGCTTCTTGCTGGAACTCTTCCCCTGTATTCAACAGGCTCATCCCCAGTAACATCTATTATCTTTGTTGAAGCAGTAATAACAACACCTGCTCCTAAAACTGCCTCCTCCTCTATTACTGCACCTTCAACAATGATACATCTTGAACCGATAAAACAGTTATCCTCAA carries:
- a CDS encoding YbhB/YbcL family Raf kinase inhibitor-like protein; amino-acid sequence: MEIVSPAFGNGEFIPVKYTCDGDDISPCLFFLNPPEETKSFVLIMEDPDAPGGVFCHWLIYDIPADFEGLPEDVPPAGYLEYDIKQGLNDFGNIGYSGPCPPPGEVHRYFFILMALDVETLGLEPGATRKELLEAVDGHVITTAEIVGLYKR
- the amrS gene encoding AmmeMemoRadiSam system radical SAM enzyme yields the protein MARAVAAYWEPMENNQVKCILCPRECVILEGLSGFCLVRKNEGGRLISTVYAEITSGGYDPIEKKPLYHFYPGSVIFSIGTNGCNLDCRSCQNWQISRRETEREFFPPRMAVEYAGKYNSIGIAYTYNDPIVWFEYVKDTAYLIKETGLINVMVTNGNINLQPLKELLPLIDAFNVDLKGMTKKYYAEFSLLSNPNVWQVCEEIKKAGKHLELTKLVVPKFDEFTPEYFEKFAKWIAENLGKDTPLHLSRFFPAYKLINFMPTPVEVLNMAYDVCREYLDYVYVGNVPDRTRESTYCPECGALLVERVGYDVVVHFKNKKCPKCGRDVDFVV